In the genome of Bacillota bacterium, the window AGATGGCATAATCATTGAATGCCGCAGCGTTTTCTTTCCTTGTAGAGAAATCTACCGTGGTTGGCTCGCCTATGACGCCCAGCACAAATTTACCATCAGACAGGATCCTGTCTATGTATCCTTGCACCAGCGCATGTACTGCCGTATCTTCCGTATCGACCGCAAGCACGTTCCATGGCTGTGACTCCAGTAAAACAAAAGCTTCCGAATAGTCTTGGCTTGTTATTGTCGGATTTGCCCCACCGGTCAGAGGCTGCTGGTTGAGCGCCTCCAAAATACCATTCCCGTTTGCCAGCTTTGATGCTGTTATCCAATCGCTGCCGTCAGCAGTAATTGCCGCAATAAGCGCATCCACTTCGGCACCACCTTTGTCAAACATGAATTTCTGTCTGAACACAACGCCGTCATATACCAACAATTCCCTTTTTGAACTATCCGTAAGGCTGTCCCTTAGCGTAAGTTTCAGTGGTTTTGTGCCCTCATATTTGGCTGTTATGCTAATAACACTCACAGGTTCGACAGCAGTATCCCGAATTGTATATATTCCTTTGGTCCCTCCGGTCCCTAATCTTACTCCTTTTATGGCTGAAGCTCCACCGTTTAATATTTCCGTCATTATATCCGTAGTCAATGCTGAGCCATAGAGCCTATCCTTATTGTCCGCTGTTATATCTGACACAACCCCGAGCGGTCCCCAATCGGCTTTGAACACAGCGGCACATATACCTTGCTGCAATATCGCCTCGGGTGTTCTTCCGGTGTTTTCATACCGGATATATGCTCCTGGCCTTATTTTTTGTTCTCCGACCGCAAAAAATGCTCCCATCTGTTACCTGACCTCCTTTTTCATGAATTTTTCAATTGCAGTTTTTGCCTCGTCCTTTGTCATTTCCGACTTGCCTGCCATCTTTACAGCTGCGGCCACAACCTCGGGTTTAACCCCGAATACGATCTCTGCCGCCGCTATTAATTCATCCTTGTTGTAAACGCTGGCAGGCTGTTCCTTGTTTTCCGATTTGCCTCTCAATCAAATCACCTCCGCATTATGGCAGCGGTCCGCTTGTATAAATATTTTCAATAAGTTCCGCTGCCGGTTTTGATACTAATATGCCGTACTTGACGGTAAGTTTTATTTGGCCGTTTTTTAAATGATCCGCCTGGCTGTCGGCAGATACCGTCTGAAAGAATAAGGGAGAGCCGTCGGTTAAATAAGTCCTTGCATCCAGTGCTATCCTTTCAGTAATCTTTTTTACCCATAAAAACCTGCTTGCAGAAGACGGAGCAAGTATATGCCCCATTAT includes:
- a CDS encoding phage tail sheath subtilisin-like domain-containing protein, translating into MGAFFAVGEQKIRPGAYIRYENTGRTPEAILQQGICAAVFKADWGPLGVVSDITADNKDRLYGSALTTDIMTEILNGGASAIKGVRLGTGGTKGIYTIRDTAVEPVSVISITAKYEGTKPLKLTLRDSLTDSSKRELLVYDGVVFRQKFMFDKGGAEVDALIAAITADGSDWITASKLANGNGILEALNQQPLTGGANPTITSQDYSEAFVLLESQPWNVLAVDTEDTAVHALVQGYIDRILSDGKFVLGVIGEPTTVDFSTRKENAAAFNDYAILYVLNGFKDADGNFYEGYKAAARVAGMVASAAVTSSLTHAIVKRANALTETLTNPQIEQAIQSGAIVFTTNSKGQVQIEYGINTLVSPDSNQDAGWKKIRRVRTRFSLMERVSAAWDDLIGKVDNDPDGRATLVSAAQGVVNKMIYEGALLPGGIVYEDPENPPVGDSAWFKLAVDDIDSGEKLYLSCGFRFAPETTT
- a CDS encoding oligoribonuclease, which produces MRGKSENKEQPASVYNKDELIAAAEIVFGVKPEVVAAAVKMAGKSEMTKDEAKTAIEKFMKKEVR